CGAGGTCGAGCGCGAGCCGCGCCACGCCGCGGTCGACACGGCTCTGATCGGCCACCCCCCGCACGACGCGCGAGGTGCGGGCCGCCTGCTGGAACAGCCGGTCGAGCGCACCCGTCATGGTGCCGGCAGCGCGCGCCTCCCGAGCCGCGCGCTGCACCTGTCCCGCGATCTCCTCCTCGCCGACGACCATCGACTCGAGGCCCGCCGTCACCGCGAAGAGGTGACGCACGGCGCTCACCCCGAGGTGCGTCGCGGCGACGGCCCGCAGCTGCTGCGCGTCGTCGGGCGAGTCGGAGGCGATCGCCGCGGCCACCGCCTCGGCCGCCACAGCATCCGGAGCGGCGAGCGGGTCGTCGAGGTCGAGGTAGGCCTCGAAGCGATTGCACGTCGACAGCACCACGACCCCGCGCACGAAGTCGTGGCGGGCGAGCCGGTGCGCCGCCTCGGCGGCCGGGATACGGGACACCCGGTCGAGGAGATCGAACCCGGCGTTGCCGTGATTCGCCGTCAGACAGAACAGCACGCAGACCATGGTACGAGGTGCCTCCCTAACGGGGGCCGACAGCCCGGGACATGGGGGAGGATGGAGGAGTGCTTCCCCCGTCCCACCCCCTGACCGACGGCCGTACCTCGGCATCCGCCTTCATCCGCGCCGTGCGCGGCGAGCGGCCCGAGCGCACCCCCGTGTGGTTCATGCGGCAGGCGGGGCGCTCGCTCCCCGAATACCGGGCGTCGCGTGCCGGCGTCGACATGCTCGACGCCTGCCTCACGCCCGAGCTCGCCGCTGAGATCACGCTGCAGCCCGTGCGCCGGCACGGCGTCGATGCCGCGATCCTGTTCAGCGACATCGTCGTGCCCGTGCTGCTCGCGGGCGTCGACGTGCGCATCGTGCCGGGCCGCGGACCCGTGCTCGACGAGCCGATCCGCACGGCGTCCGACGTTCTGAAGCTCCGCCCCATCGACCCGGATGTGCTCGCACCCATCTCGGAGGCGGTGCGCCTCACGGTCGCGGAGCTCGGCGAGACACCCCTCATCGCGTTCGGCGGCGCACCCTTCACCCTCGCGTCGTACCTCGTCGAGGGCGGCCCGTCGAAGGACCAGCTGCGCGCCCGCTCGCTCATGTACTCCGACCCGCACACCTGGGCGGCGCTGCTCAACTGGTGCGCGGATGTCACGGGCGCCTTCCTGCGCGCCCAGGTCGAGGCCGGCGCGAGCACCGCCCAGCTGTTCGACTCGTGGATCGGCTCGCTCTCGCGCCGCGACTACCAGCGCCGCGTCGCCCCGCACTCGAAGCGCGCGCTCGACGCCCTGCGCGGCCTCGAGGTGCCGAAGCTGCACTTCGGCGTCGGCAGCGGCGAGGTGCTCGACCTCCTCCCCGGGCTCGGGGCGGATGCGATCGGCATCGACTGGCGCATCCCGCTCGACGAGGCGAGCGCGCGGCTCGGCGGCGGCATCCCGCTGCAGGGCAACATCGACCCCGCGCTGCTCGCGGCGCCCTGGTCGGTGCTGCACGCGCACGTCGAGGACGTACTCGACCGCGGCCTGGCCGCGCCCGCACACATCGTCAACCTCGGCCATGGCGTGCCACCCGAGACCGATCCCGACGTGCTCACCAGGATCGTGGAGCTCGTGCATGCCCGCCGCTGAGCGCGTCGTCATCGTCGGCGGGGGAGTAGCGGGTCTCGTCGCCGCGCGGGCCCTCGTGCTCGCCGGATGCGAGATCGAACTGCTCGAGAAGAGCGAGCGGCTCGGCGGTCAGCTGACATCGCATTCCGTCGCCGGAATCGAGCTCGACGCGGGCGCGGAGGCGTATGCCGTCCGCGGCGATGCGGTGCCCACGCTCCTGCGTTCGCTGCATCTCGCCGACGACATCGTGCACCCCGCGAGCACGCCCGCGTGGCTCCACCGCGCCGACGGCAGCGCCGTGCCGCTCCCCGCGACGAGCCTTCTGGGCATCCCCGGCGTGCCCCTCGCGCAAGACGTGATCGATGCCATCGGCATGGGTGCCGCCCTCCGCGCGCAGCTCGACAACCTCCTGCCCGGGCTCGTCGCGTCGAAGGCGCAGAGCGTCGGCGAGCTCGTGCGCCGCCGGATGGGGCAGGCCGTGCTCGACGGCCTCGTCGCCCCCGTCGTGCGTGGGGTGCATTCCGTGTCGCCCGACGAGCTCGACCTCGACCGCGCGGCGCCGGGGCTCCGCGGGGCGCTCCTCCGGCAGGGCAGCCTCGCCGCCGCCGTGCGCTCGCGCCGCGAGTCCGCACCGGCGGGCGCCGCGGTCGCGTCGCTGCGCGGCGGCCTCCACCGCATGGTCTCCGCGCTCGTCGCCGACCTCGACCGCTTCGGGGTGCGCGTGCGCACGGGTGTGGAGGTCACCGAGGTCGACGCCGACGGCGCGAGAACCGCGGCCGGCGAGCGCGTCACCGGCGAGGTGCTCCTCGCGGCCCCGCTCCGCGCCGACGCACCCCGCACGCGCGTCACCGTCGCGACGATCGCGGTCGACGCGCCCGAGCTCGCGGATGCGCCGCGCGGCACGGGAGTGCTCGTCGCGGCGGGCGCTCCGGATGTCGCGGCTCGCGCGCTCACGCACCTCACCGCGAAGTGGGAGTGGATCGCCGAGAGCACCCCCCTGCAGTTCCTCCGCCTCTCCTACGACGAGGGAGTCGAGGTGACACCCGAGCTCGCGCGGCGCGACGCCGAAGCGCTGCTCGGCCGCCGCATCCCCGCCCCCGTCGACTCCGCGGTCGTGCACTGGGAGCGTGTGGGGCGACGCGTCGACGCAGAACATGCCATTGACGGAATGCGTCGGGTGGGGGAGGCTGAATCCGGAACCGGGCTCGCCACGGTGATCCCTTACGCCCTCGACGTCGCGAACGCAATCCCCTCCGACGCCGACGGGCGCCAGGACTAGTCTGAACGCAGCCCCCGAGATCACCGCGTGTCGGGACGTGGAGAACGGAGCATCGCATGAAAGGCAAGATCCTCTTCGTCGCCGGACTCGGCGTCGGATACGTGCTCGGAACGCGCGCCGGACGCGAGCGCTACGAGCAGATCAAGTCGGCCGCCGCCAACCTCTGGAACGCGCCCGTCGTGCAGCAGCGCGTCGACGACGTGCAGGAGTTCGTGAAGGACCACGCGCCCGAGGTGGCCGAGTTCGTCACCGACGGCGCCAAGAAGGTCGTGGCGCAGGTGTCGGGTCGTGGCAGCACGACCAGGAAGTCGACGTCGCGGTCGAACTCGAGCACGGGCTCCAAGTCGTCGAGCTCGTCGAGCTCGTCGGGGTCGTCGGGCACGAAGAACTCCGCGTCCGGCTCCAAGTCCTGAGGGAGGGGTCATGACCGACCCCCGCACCGGAGCGAAGCCGCGCAAGCGCTCGCTCATCGAACTCATCACGAGCCTGCCCGATCAGGTGCAGGAGCTCGTGCGCCGCGAGATCGAGCTCGTCAAGACCGAGCTCGTCGAGAAGCTGAAGGCCCTCGGCGTCGGCGCCGGCCTCTTGCTCGGCGCCGTCATCACGCTCATGTTCTTCATCGGCGTGCTGCTGACGCTCGCGATCATCGGCCTCAGCTACGTCATGCCCGACTGGGCTGCGGCCCTCGTCGTCGCGGGCGTGCTCCTGATCGTCGCGGTCATCCTCGCCCTCGTGGGCTACCGCATCCTCAAGACCGGCATCCCCCCGGTGCCGACCGAGGCCATCGCATCCATCCAGAAGGACATCCTCGCCGTGAAGGGCGAGGGGAGACGAGGCACTGATGTCTGACGCAACCGAAGCCGCCAAGGCCGCCGCCCGCAAGGCCCGCCACCAGCTCGCCGACACCCTCGACGAGCTCGAGGGCAAGTTTGACGTGCCGAAGCGCACGGGTGAGCTCGTGGAGAAGGCCAAGGTCGCCTACGAGAAGAACCCCGTGCCGTGGATCGTGGGCGGCGCCGCCGTCGCGATCATCGCCGTGGGCCTCGTCGCCTGGGCGATCTTCGGCGGCGACGACGACTGAGCCCTCTGGCGCGGCGATAATCCGCCGCGCGCGCCGAGATCGCGCACGAGCGCGGTCGCGCGCGATCTCGAGTGCGCACACCGCCGCGTAGCACGAGCGCTGATCTCGATTCGCGGGTAACCCGTTTGAGGGAGAGGATGGGGTGGTGACGTACGCCCCCACCGTCCCGTCCGACAACAGCAGCGAGAGCCCGAGCGGGTTCGCGCTCTGGGCCGTGTGGCGCCGCGACCCCGGCGCCCGCGGTGCCGCCGACACGAGCGGGCTCGCGGATGCCGTGGCCGCCGTGGAGGCGGACGGCGTGAGCGTCCGCGGCTTCTACGACGTCTCGGGTCTCCGCGCCGATGCCGACCTCCTCGTGTGGCTCACGGGCGACACGGCCGAGGGTCTGCAGGCGGCCGTGCGCAGCATCCGCCGCGTACCCGCGATCGCCGGGCTCCTGCCGACGTGGAACGCCCTCGGCGTGCACCGCGAGGCCGAGTTCAGCCGCGCCCACGCCCCCGCCTTCCTGCGCGGCCTGCCGCCGAAGGGCTGGGTCACCGTCTACCCCTTCGTGCGCAGCTACGACTGGTATCTGCTGCCCGACGACGAGCGGCGCGGCATGCTCGCCGATCACGGCCGCAAGGGCTCGGAGTACCCGGGCGTGCAGGCGAACACGGTCGCGAGCTTCGCGCTCGGCGACTACGAGTGGATCCTCGCCCTCGAGGCCGACGAGGTGACCGAGCTCGTCGACCTCATGCGCCACCTGCGCAAGACGGATGCGCGCCTCCACATCCGCGAGGAGGTTCCGTTCTTCACAGGGCGGCGCATCGAGCTCGACGAGGTCGCGGAGGTGCTCGCGTGACGATCACGAACGGCGAGGCGCCCGGCATCCTCGCGGCCACCCCTGCCGCGGCGAGCGGGGCCGAGCACGTCGAGCAGCCCGTCGCGTACGACGCGATCGTGCTCGCGGGCTTCGGCGGACCCGAGGGGCAGGACGACGTCATCCCCTTCCTCCGCAACGTCACGCGCGGACGCGGCATCCCCGACGAGCGCCTCGAGGAGGTGGCGCACCACTACCGCCACTTCGGCGGCGTGAGTCCCATCAACCAGCAGAACCGCGAGCTCAAGGCGGCGCTCGAGGCGGAGCTCGCCGAACGCGGCATCGACCTGCCCGTGCTGTGGGGCAACCGCAACTGGAGCCCCTACCTTGCAGAGGCGCTGCAGGAGGCGCACGAGCGCGGCTACCGCACCCTCATCGGGCTCGCGACGAGCGCATACTCGAGCTTCTCGAGCTGCCGCCAGTACCGCGAGGACTTCGCGATCGCCCTCGAGCAGACGGGCCTCGGCGACGAGCTGCGCATCGACAAGGTGCGGCAGTTCTTCGACCACCCGGGCTTCGTGACGCCGTTCGTCGAGGGGGTGCGCGACGCGCTCGCCGACCTCGTCGAGCGCGGTTTCGCCGACGACGAGATCCGCGTGCTCTTCGCGACCCACAGCATCCCGACCGACGACGCCCTGCGCTCGGGCGACCGCACGGTCGACTACGGCCCCGGCGGCGCCTACGCGGCGCAGCACCTCGCGGTCGGCGAGGTCGTCATGCGCGAGGTCGGCTCGCACGTCGCGTGGGAGCTCGTCTACCAGAGCCGCTCGGGCCCGCCGACGCAGCCGTGGCTCGAGCCCGATGTCAACGACGTCATCGAGGGCCTGCCCGCGCAGGGCGTCAAGGCCGTCGTGATCGTGCCGCTCGGTTTCGTCTCCGACCACATGGAGGTGCTCTGGGACCTCGACACGGAGGCCACCGAGACCGCCGAGGAGCACGGCCTCGTCGCGATCCGCACGCCCACGCCGGGCACGCATCCGGCGTACGTCGCGGGACTCGTCGACCTCGTGCTCGAGCGCGTGAACGGCACGGCGACCGCCGAGCGGCCGGCGCTCACGCCCTACGGACCGTGGTTCGACGTGTGCCGCCCCGGATGCTGCGAGAACGTGCGCGCGGGGTTCAAGCCC
The Protaetiibacter sp. SSC-01 genome window above contains:
- the hemE gene encoding uroporphyrinogen decarboxylase, which gives rise to MGEDGGVLPPSHPLTDGRTSASAFIRAVRGERPERTPVWFMRQAGRSLPEYRASRAGVDMLDACLTPELAAEITLQPVRRHGVDAAILFSDIVVPVLLAGVDVRIVPGRGPVLDEPIRTASDVLKLRPIDPDVLAPISEAVRLTVAELGETPLIAFGGAPFTLASYLVEGGPSKDQLRARSLMYSDPHTWAALLNWCADVTGAFLRAQVEAGASTAQLFDSWIGSLSRRDYQRRVAPHSKRALDALRGLEVPKLHFGVGSGEVLDLLPGLGADAIGIDWRIPLDEASARLGGGIPLQGNIDPALLAAPWSVLHAHVEDVLDRGLAAPAHIVNLGHGVPPETDPDVLTRIVELVHARR
- a CDS encoding NAD(P)/FAD-dependent oxidoreductase gives rise to the protein MPAAERVVIVGGGVAGLVAARALVLAGCEIELLEKSERLGGQLTSHSVAGIELDAGAEAYAVRGDAVPTLLRSLHLADDIVHPASTPAWLHRADGSAVPLPATSLLGIPGVPLAQDVIDAIGMGAALRAQLDNLLPGLVASKAQSVGELVRRRMGQAVLDGLVAPVVRGVHSVSPDELDLDRAAPGLRGALLRQGSLAAAVRSRRESAPAGAAVASLRGGLHRMVSALVADLDRFGVRVRTGVEVTEVDADGARTAAGERVTGEVLLAAPLRADAPRTRVTVATIAVDAPELADAPRGTGVLVAAGAPDVAARALTHLTAKWEWIAESTPLQFLRLSYDEGVEVTPELARRDAEALLGRRIPAPVDSAVVHWERVGRRVDAEHAIDGMRRVGEAESGTGLATVIPYALDVANAIPSDADGRQD
- a CDS encoding YtxH domain-containing protein, translating into MKGKILFVAGLGVGYVLGTRAGRERYEQIKSAAANLWNAPVVQQRVDDVQEFVKDHAPEVAEFVTDGAKKVVAQVSGRGSTTRKSTSRSNSSTGSKSSSSSSSSGSSGTKNSASGSKS
- a CDS encoding phage holin family protein; translation: MTDPRTGAKPRKRSLIELITSLPDQVQELVRREIELVKTELVEKLKALGVGAGLLLGAVITLMFFIGVLLTLAIIGLSYVMPDWAAALVVAGVLLIVAVILALVGYRILKTGIPPVPTEAIASIQKDILAVKGEGRRGTDV
- a CDS encoding DUF3618 domain-containing protein produces the protein MSDATEAAKAAARKARHQLADTLDELEGKFDVPKRTGELVEKAKVAYEKNPVPWIVGGAAVAIIAVGLVAWAIFGGDDD
- the hemQ gene encoding hydrogen peroxide-dependent heme synthase, whose protein sequence is MTYAPTVPSDNSSESPSGFALWAVWRRDPGARGAADTSGLADAVAAVEADGVSVRGFYDVSGLRADADLLVWLTGDTAEGLQAAVRSIRRVPAIAGLLPTWNALGVHREAEFSRAHAPAFLRGLPPKGWVTVYPFVRSYDWYLLPDDERRGMLADHGRKGSEYPGVQANTVASFALGDYEWILALEADEVTELVDLMRHLRKTDARLHIREEVPFFTGRRIELDEVAEVLA
- a CDS encoding ferrochelatase — protein: MTNGEAPGILAATPAAASGAEHVEQPVAYDAIVLAGFGGPEGQDDVIPFLRNVTRGRGIPDERLEEVAHHYRHFGGVSPINQQNRELKAALEAELAERGIDLPVLWGNRNWSPYLAEALQEAHERGYRTLIGLATSAYSSFSSCRQYREDFAIALEQTGLGDELRIDKVRQFFDHPGFVTPFVEGVRDALADLVERGFADDEIRVLFATHSIPTDDALRSGDRTVDYGPGGAYAAQHLAVGEVVMREVGSHVAWELVYQSRSGPPTQPWLEPDVNDVIEGLPAQGVKAVVIVPLGFVSDHMEVLWDLDTEATETAEEHGLVAIRTPTPGTHPAYVAGLVDLVLERVNGTATAERPALTPYGPWFDVCRPGCCENVRAGFKPAIAGVAP